Proteins from a genomic interval of Schistocerca piceifrons isolate TAMUIC-IGC-003096 chromosome 3, iqSchPice1.1, whole genome shotgun sequence:
- the LOC124789265 gene encoding uncharacterized protein LOC124789265, which produces MADDTITASEFATRLREHIRQLRPTMPRNQLGRHSFVFAELDKCTLVFLCNDTVRKPLQPPYDGPYPVVSMDTNTFRIMINGTPTIVAVDRIKPAFLDATDTTATTEHKPEKTGEATRCVAVPHEHHNAQRTRHCNTKTDVEDYYTTL; this is translated from the coding sequence ATGGCAGATGATACAATCACAGCCTCAGAATTCGCCACAAGATTAAGAGAGCATATACGCCAATTGAGACCAACAATGCCCAGAAACCAGCTTGGAAGACACTCGTTCGTTTTTGCGGAGCTAGACAAGTGCACGCTTGTATTCTTATGCAATGATACTGTGCGTAAACCACTGCAGCCTCCATATGACGGACCATATCCGGTAGTCAGTATGGATACCAATACTTTCCGCATAATGATTAACGGTACACCCACCATAGTTGCAGTGGACCGTATCAAGCCTGCATTTCTGGACGCAACAGACACCACAGCTACTACTGAACACAAACCAGAGAAGACAGGAGAAGCTACAAGATGTGTTGCTGTACCCCATGAACACCACAACGCTCAGCGAACACGTCACTGCAACACCAAGACCGACGTCGAGGACTACTACACCACTCTCTGA